Proteins encoded in a region of the Micropterus dolomieu isolate WLL.071019.BEF.003 ecotype Adirondacks linkage group LG07, ASM2129224v1, whole genome shotgun sequence genome:
- the LOC123973977 gene encoding trace amine-associated receptor 13c-like, whose amino-acid sequence MEVDDGAELCFPQLLNTSCRKPTLPGSKDVFLNTLLSSISLLTVALNLLVIISVSHFRQLHTPTNILLLSLAVSDFLVGLLLMPVEILRKIACWFLGDLMCSLFMYVSYIIPSASIGDMVLISVDRYVAICHPLHYTTRITVRRAKLCVCLCWFCSVFYSSLFVKDDLTQPGRYNSCYGECVIVVDHITDTINLVLTLIVPVTVIIVLYMKVFVVAVSQARAMRSHITAVTFQRSVTLTAKKSELKAARTLGVLVVVFLICFCPYYCVSLAGDSLPNTSSASFVLFLFYFNSCLNPVIYAMFYPWFRKSVTLIVTLQILQPGSCEANIL is encoded by the exons ATGGAGGTTGATGACGGAGCAGAGCTCTGCTTTCCACAACTCCTCAACACCTCCTGCAGGAAGCCGACACTTCCTGGGTCTAAAGATGTATTTCTGAACACTCTTctgtcctccatctctctgctcACTGTGGCTCTCAACCTGCTTGTCATCATCTCAGTCTCCCACTTCAG GCAGCTCCACACACCCAccaacatcctcctcctctctctggctgtctCAGACTTTCTCGTGGGCCTCCTGCTGATGCCGGTAGAAATCCTCCGCAAAATAGCCTGCTGGTTTCTTGGTGACCTCATGTGTTCTCTGTTTATGTATGTATCGTACATCATTCCCTCCGCCTCAATAGGAGACATGGTGCTCATATCAGTTGACCGATATGTTGCTATTTGTCACCCTCTGCATTATACCACCAGAATCACTGTGAGAAGAGCTaaactctgtgtttgtctgtgttggttctgttctgttttctacAGCAGTCTCTTTGTAAAAGATGACCTGACTCAACCAGGGAGGTATAATTCCTGCTACGGAGAGTGTGTGATTGTAGTTGACCATATCACAGATACTATTAACCTTGTTTTGACCTTAATTGTTCCAGTTACTGTCATCATAGTTCTGTATATGAAAGTGTTTGTAGTGGCTGTGTCTCAGGCTCGTGCCATGCGCTCTCACATTACAGCTGTCACATTCCAACGTTCAGTGACTCTAACAGCAAAGAAATCAGAGCTGAAAGCAGCCAGGACTCTTGGGGTTCTTGTAGTTGTGTTCCTAATATGTTTCTGCCCATATTACTGTGTGTCTCTTGCAGGGGACAGCTTGCCCAATACTTCATCTGCATCctttgtgctgtttttgttttattttaactcgTGTCTAAACCCTGTGATTTATGCCATGTTCTACCCCTGGTTTAGAAAATCAGTTACACTCATTGTTACTCTTCAGATTCTGCAACCTGGCTCCTGTGAGGCAAACATACTGTAG
- the LOC123974139 gene encoding trace amine-associated receptor 13c-like: MCDDTFLFPSRQLHTPTNILLLSLAVSDFLVGLLLMPAEILRNIHCWFLGDLMCSLYIYVAYIIPSASIGDMVLISVDRYVAICHPLHYTTRITERRVKLCVCLCWFCSVFYCCLFVKDDLTRSDRYNSCYGECVVVVDHITDAINLVMTFIFPVSLIIVLYMRVFVVAVSQARAMRSHITAVTLQCSVSLTAKKSELKAARTLGVLIFVFLICFCPYYCVSLAGDSLFNTSSGTFVIFLFSLNSCLNPVIYAMFYPWFRRAVKLIVTLQILQPGSCEAKIL; the protein is encoded by the coding sequence ATGTGTGATGATACTTTCCTCTTTCCCTCCAGGCAGCTCCACACACCCAccaacatcctcctcctctctctggctgtctCTGACTTTCTCGTGGGCCTCCTGCTGATGCCGGCAGAAATCCTTAGAAATATACACTGCTGGTTTCTTGGTGACCTCATGTGTTCTCTGTATATTTATGTAGCCTACATCATTCCCTCCGCCTCAATAGGAGACATGGTGCTCATATCAGTTGACCGATATGTTGCTATTTGTCACCCTCTGCATTATACCACCAGAATCACTGAGAGAAGAGTTaaactctgtgtttgtctgtgttggttctgttctgttttctacTGCTGTCTCTTTGTAAAAGATGACCTGACACGATCAGACAGATATAATTCCTGCTACGGAGAGTGTGTTGTTGTAGTTGACCATATCACAGATGCTATTAACCTTGTCATGACCTTTATTTTTCCAGTTTCTCTCATCATAGTTCTGTATATGAGAGTGTTTGTAGTGGCTGTGTCTCAGGCTCGTGCCATGCGCTCTCACATTACAGCTGTCACACTCCAATGTTCAGTGTCTCTGACAGCAAAGAAATCTGAGCTGAAAGCAGCCAGGACTCTTGGTGTTCTTATTTTTGTGTTCCTAATATGTTTCTGCCCATATTACTGTGTGTCTCTTGCAGGGGACAGCTTGTTTAATACTTCTTCTGGAACCTTTGTGATCTTTCTGTTTAGTTTGAACTCATGTCTAAACCCTGTGATTTATGCCATGTTCTATCCCTGGTTTAGAAGAGCAGTTAAACTCATTGTTACTCTTCAGATTCTGCAGCCTGGCTCCTGTGAGGCCAAAATACTGTAG
- the LOC123973874 gene encoding trace amine-associated receptor 13c-like, with the protein MEVVDGAELCFPQFLNSSCRKSALPGSETVFLHTLVFSISVLTVALNLLVIISVSHFRQLHTPTNILLLSLAVSDFLVGLLLMPVEILRKTSCWFLGDLMCSLYKYVSFIIPSTSVGDIVLISVDRYVAICHPLHYTTRITERRVKLCVCLCWFCSVFYCSLFAKYGLTQPDRYNSCYGECVIVISYIAGAADLVFTFIVPITVIIVLYMRVFVVAVFQAHAMHSQITAVTLQSSVTLTKKSELKAARTLGVLVVVFLLCFCPYYCVSFAGDNTLNSSSTSYGLSLLYLHSCLNPVIYALFYPWFKKAVFQIVTFKILQPGSCEANIL; encoded by the exons ATGGAGGTTGTTGATGGAGCAGAGCTCTGCTTTCCACAATTCCTCAACTCCTCCTGCAGGAAGTCGGCACTTCCTGGGTCCGAAACTGTATTTCTGCACACTCTTGTGTTCTCCATCTCTGTGCTCACTGTGGCTCTCAACCTGCTTGTCATCATCTCAGTCTCCCACTTCAG GCAGCTCCACACACCCAccaacatcctcctcctctctctggctgtctCAGACTTTCTCGTGGGCCTCCTGCTGATGCCCGTAGAAATCCTCCGAAAAACATCCTGCTGGTTTCTTGGTGACCTGATGTGTTCTCTGTATAAGTATGTATCGTTCATCATTCCCTCTACCTCAGTAGGAGACATAGTGCTCATATCAGTTGACCGATATGTTGCTATTTGTCACCCTCTGCATTATACCACCAGAATCACTGAGAGAAGAGTTaaactctgtgtttgtctgtgttggttctgttctgttttctacTGCAGTCTTTTTGCAAAATATGGCCTGACTCAACCAGACAGGTATAATTCCTGCTACGGAGAGTGTGTGATTGTTATAAGTTATATTGCAGGAGCTGCTGatcttgtttttacttttattgttcCCATCACTGTCATCATAGTTCTGTATATGAGAGTGTTTGTAGTGGCTGTGTTTCAGGCTCATGCCATGCACTCTCAAATTACAGCTGTCACACTCCaaagttcagtgactctgacaaAGAAATCTGAGCTGAAAGCAGCCAGGACTCTTGGGGTTCTTGTAGTTGTGTTCCTACTATGTTTCTGCCCATATTACTGTGTCTCTTTTGCAGGTGACAATACACTCAATTCTTCATCTACATCTTATGGACTCTCTCTTTTGTATTTACACTCTTGTCTAAACCCCGTGATCTATGCCTTGTTCTACCCCTGGtttaaaaaagctgtttttcaaattGTTACATTTAAGATTCTGCAGCCTGGTTCCTGTGAGGCCAACATACTCTAG